Proteins from one Flammeovirgaceae bacterium genomic window:
- a CDS encoding 3-hydroxyacyl-CoA dehydrogenase/enoyl-CoA hydratase family protein, translating into MNRNIKKVAVLGSGVMGSAIACHFANIGCAVLLLDIAPRELNEEEKAKGLALDDPRVKNRIVQSSFDRSIKSNPKPLFSKKFASRITLGNFTDDMPRIKDYDWVIEVVVENLEIKKKVYEEVEKYRTPGTLVTSNTSGIPIHLMAEGRSENFKKNFCGTHFFNPPRYLKLFEVIPTPFTDPEVTKFLLHYGDLFLGKTTVLCKDTPAFIGNRVGVWGLLKVIDSMQKLGLNVDEVDKLTGPVIGRPKSATFRTSDLVGLDTLVKVANNLYAGLPDDEGRETFKLPEVVAKMEANKWLGDKTGQGFYKKVKDAKGKTEILTLDLNTLEYKPKTKAKFATLETTKTIDNLKDRFKVLLAGKDKAGEFYRDAFYGLFQYASNRIPEISDELFRIDDAVCAGFGWELGPFQTWDAVGVEKSIKAMEEAGYKPAQWVYDMVSAGHTSFYKVQEGLNTYYDIPSKSYKQIPGAQDFIILENLSEKVVWKNADSKITDIGDGVINFSWHSKSYTLGSAVVEGMNYAIGLAEKDYRGLVIGHQGADFSLGANLGLVFMYAIEQDYDELDFMVRAFQNTVMRIRYSSVPVVVAPHGRTLGGGCEMTMHADIAQAAAETYIGLVEVGVGLIPGGGGTKEFTKRVSDALQEGDVELNALQNAFMNIATAKVALSAEEAREMGVLRKMDRISMNKDRQIADAKSAVLELANAGYTMPVQATNIKVQGKTGMALFAAGVNGMKMGRYISEHDEKIAMKIANVMCGGELSYAQEVSEQYLLDLEREAFVSLCGEKKTLERIQSILTGGKPLRN; encoded by the coding sequence GCCATTGTTTAGCAAAAAGTTCGCCTCGCGCATTACGCTCGGCAACTTCACGGACGATATGCCCAGGATCAAAGACTACGACTGGGTAATAGAGGTGGTGGTAGAAAACCTGGAAATCAAAAAGAAGGTGTATGAAGAAGTGGAAAAATACAGGACGCCCGGCACGCTGGTCACGTCCAACACTTCGGGGATACCCATCCACCTGATGGCCGAAGGGCGCAGCGAAAACTTTAAAAAGAACTTTTGCGGGACACACTTTTTCAATCCACCGCGCTATTTAAAATTATTCGAGGTAATTCCTACGCCTTTTACCGATCCGGAGGTCACTAAATTCTTACTTCACTATGGGGATTTGTTCCTGGGCAAAACTACCGTGCTATGCAAGGACACGCCAGCGTTTATTGGCAACAGGGTAGGGGTTTGGGGTTTGTTGAAGGTGATCGACTCTATGCAAAAGTTGGGCTTAAATGTAGATGAGGTTGATAAACTGACAGGACCAGTTATAGGCAGGCCCAAGTCGGCCACCTTCCGTACCTCCGACCTGGTAGGGCTCGACACCCTGGTAAAAGTGGCCAACAACCTGTATGCAGGACTGCCTGATGACGAGGGGCGCGAAACGTTCAAGCTTCCCGAAGTGGTGGCCAAAATGGAAGCCAACAAGTGGCTGGGGGACAAAACCGGGCAGGGGTTTTACAAGAAGGTGAAGGACGCAAAAGGAAAAACGGAAATCCTTACCCTTGACCTGAATACACTAGAATATAAACCAAAGACCAAAGCCAAGTTTGCGACACTAGAAACCACTAAGACGATCGACAACCTGAAAGATCGTTTCAAAGTGTTGCTGGCAGGTAAGGACAAAGCGGGAGAATTTTACCGTGATGCTTTTTATGGCTTGTTCCAGTACGCCAGCAATCGCATTCCGGAAATCAGCGATGAGCTGTTCCGGATCGATGATGCAGTGTGTGCTGGCTTCGGATGGGAACTCGGGCCTTTTCAGACCTGGGATGCCGTAGGGGTGGAAAAATCGATCAAAGCCATGGAGGAGGCGGGATATAAACCCGCACAGTGGGTGTACGATATGGTAAGCGCTGGCCATACTTCCTTTTATAAAGTACAGGAGGGATTGAATACTTATTATGATATTCCCTCCAAATCGTACAAACAGATTCCAGGCGCACAAGACTTTATTATACTAGAAAACCTTAGCGAGAAAGTAGTTTGGAAAAATGCCGACTCTAAAATCACGGATATTGGCGATGGTGTCATCAACTTCTCCTGGCACAGCAAGAGTTACACACTCGGCAGTGCTGTGGTGGAAGGAATGAACTACGCCATTGGCCTGGCAGAAAAAGATTATCGTGGATTGGTGATTGGCCACCAGGGTGCTGATTTTTCGCTCGGTGCAAATCTTGGGTTGGTGTTCATGTATGCCATAGAGCAGGATTATGACGAGCTCGATTTTATGGTACGTGCTTTCCAAAATACGGTGATGAGAATTCGGTACTCATCAGTACCGGTGGTAGTTGCGCCACATGGACGAACTTTGGGTGGCGGTTGTGAAATGACCATGCACGCAGACATCGCACAGGCAGCAGCAGAAACGTATATCGGTTTGGTAGAAGTAGGTGTTGGATTGATCCCGGGGGGAGGAGGTACGAAAGAGTTTACCAAACGGGTAAGTGATGCTTTGCAAGAAGGAGATGTAGAGTTAAATGCTTTGCAAAATGCATTTATGAATATCGCCACAGCAAAAGTGGCACTTTCAGCAGAGGAGGCTAGAGAGATGGGTGTATTGCGTAAGATGGACCGCATTAGCATGAACAAAGACAGACAAATTGCAGATGCAAAATCTGCCGTGCTGGAACTGGCCAATGCGGGTTATACCATGCCGGTACAAGCCACCAATATCAAAGTACAGGGAAAAACGGGAATGGCATTGTTTGCCGCGGGGGTCAATGGTATGAAGATGGGAAGGTATATTTCTGAGCATGACGAGAAGATTGCCATGAAGATTGCGAATGTGATGTGTGGAGGAGAGTTGAGTTATGCACAGGAAGTAAGCGAACAATATTTATTGGATCTGGAGCGTGAAGCATTTGTGTCGTTGTGTGGAGAAAAGAAAACGCTGGAGCGGATACAGAGTATATTGACGGGGGGCAAGCCCCTTAGAAATTGA